In Campylobacter concisus, the genomic window CATTCTTTTCCACTCATAAGCTTTTTAAATAGCGTTTCTACAAAAATTCTAATAAGCGGTGCTAGGATATCCATATCTTCGGTTTGAACGACTACGTACATCGATATTCTTTTTTCTCTTAGGTCTTCAAATGTGAAGCTCATTTTGCTGGTGGCACTAGCAACTTGTGGGTTTGTAAAAACTTTCATAAAAGTATCGTATGTCGATTTTATCGATGCAAACTCATTGTCGGCAGATTTTGAGTAGGCTCTAGCTTGATTTCTAGTATTCTCATCTATAGTTTCGTCAAAACTAGTCTGCTTGAGCCAAATTTTAAAAGTATCTACATCATAATCTCGTTCTCTTGGTTTCGTTGGATCGTCTTCATCAGGCTCTTTCATGGCTTCTTCGCCAAATTTCTCATCAAGATAGTCGAAATAATCAGCCTTTGGTGCTTGTGCCAATTGCGCTAGCGTTGCGTGCTTATCTTTTTGCATAAAATACTCTGCGAAAAATACAAACATTGTTTTTGCCGATATTATCCAGTGATCGTTTTCTCTACCTTTTTCGCCTACAAATATTGTGGAGGCGATCTGCTCTGCTAATTTTTTTATGTGAAGATATTGTAAATCTTTAACTAGGCTATGATCGAACGGATTAAAAAATAATGTATTATCCCAGCTAAAAGGGGAGAATAGCTGGATTTCATTATTAAAATATTTTTGACGATAGCCTGCCGTTTTTGCGTAAAGCTCTCCTTTGATGTCTAATACTACACAAGAATTCGGCACACTTAACAAATTTGGGATAATCATACCAGCCGTTTTTCCGCTTCCAGGAGGTGCCACTACCAATGTTGAGAGCGGTTGTGTTGCTCGTATAAATTTTGGGCTTGTGCTGTCAATATCAAAGCATCCTAGCACAAGTCCTGTTTTGTAGTTTATCTTCATCTTTTCAAAATCTGCTGGCGTTGCAAACCTTGCTGATCCATAATCTTCATTATCTCTTAGATATGGCATTAGCCACCAAATTATGGCAACCAAGAGTGGTGCTATTAGTGCAAATACTGCGACATAGGCTTTCATTTTTAACGTTGGCGTACCAATATTTTGTAAAATTTTAAATGCCACAATTGGCACATTTACTATGTCAGGGTTAAAAATAAGTTTTACAACTACCAAATATGCAATTATCCCCATTATTAGGGATGTTACGTATATTAATATCCACTTTTTAGCTGTAAATTCTTTGCTATTCACCTTGCAATCCTTTTATCTCTTTGTTATTAGGTTGCTTTGTTCGTTCTACGTCTATTTTTATTTTTAGCTTACCGATCTTATTACTTAGTCTTTCTATTGCGTCAAAAAACTCATACATAGTCTTTTCTAAGTCGCTTTTAGCTTCTTCTTTTTTTATGATATGAGCATTTAGGTGATATGCTATTTGGTTTAAATTTTTTCCGAGGTGCTTAAATTCTTTCAAAAAATCAGCCAAAATTTCATTATTAATCTCAATTTGTTTTAGGGTTTGTGCATATTTTTCAACATGAATTAATTTTCTAACGATCGCAGATTTGCTTTCATTCCTTGCCTGCATCATTTTTGTTAAAATTCTTGCATCGGCTTCGGTAAAATAAATAAAATGGCTAGATACTTTTTTCATGCGATCATCCTTGCAATATCTATCTCTTTTAAATTGAGGATGTCTGTAATTACTCTTTTATTTTTTACCCTTGCTATTTGAATGATATAGTCAATTGCTGTCATTATTAGGCTGTCAAGCATACTTTCATCTACGTTTGATAATCCACCGCCTAATATAATATTTGTTTTTATTGCTTTTATGGCATCTTTTGGGTTGTTCGCATGTAGTGTGCTTAGGTTGCCTGCGTGTCCTGTATTATTTACACGTAAAAATGAAAAAGTGTTTCGTATATCTATTTCGCCTAGAAATAATCTATCAGGTCGCAAACGCATCGCATTATCGATCGCTACTTGGTAGCTATAAATTTCTGTTGCTATTTTAGGGACGGCAAGTTGAGTTTTATTTATGTTTTCAACTCTTAGTTCTTGGCTATCTTCTATGGTTACTACTCGCTCGCTTGGGTCTATTTCCCCCATTAGTGAGTTTAAAAAACTTGTCTTTCCACTTCCAGTTCCACCACTTAAAAGCACATTCTTTTTTTCGTGTATCAAATCTTTTATTTTTTCATAGCTCCAGCCATTATTTATGCATTTTTCACTTAGGATAAAGCTTTCGAGTGGATAAATTTCTTTGCTTGGTATCCTTATGCAGATTGCTATTTCGCTATTAAATAGGCTTGATTTGTGCTGTGCTTGAACACGATATCGCAAAAATGGACTTGGCAATTCACAAGACAAGTGGCAATGGCTTTCATCAAAACGTTGATTTCTTCTAGTTGCCAACTCGACTAAAAAACTATTTAAAAATTTAGCATCTAGTTTTTCGTCTTTTACCACTTCCCAGTGGTCACCATAATCTATATTAATTTCGCAAGGCTGATTAAAAATTAGCTCGTTTGCGTTTAGATTTAGATATGGCTTTAAAACACTAAGAATGTTTTTTAAAATTATACTTTCACTCATCTTGCTCGTTTTGCTTTTGGTCTGGTGCTTGGTTCATTAAATTTCTTTTTTCTTCTAGCAACATCTCAAGCTTTTGTTTCTCTTTATCTGCATTCGCTTGAGCTTTCTCGGTTTTTTTTACCTGTTTTGCTATACGCTCCAAAATTTTGTTATAAGCGTTTTGGTTTTTGATTTCCGCTTTAATATCTTCTAGTTGCACGCTTGCTCCTTAATCGTTGAAATATTGCATTAAAACTTCGCCATTTTTAGGTTTAGCAAACCACATGTGATTTGTTGGTACTAAAAATATACGGCTTCCGCTTTTAATTTCAATTGTTGGTTTAATTTGACTTTGTTGTTGAATTATGTCTTGAACCACACTACTTACATCACTTCTTGAATTAGAGTAAATTTCATTTACATAGGTGTTGTTTGCATTGTTTCCGCTATTAATTTTCGATGCTATGCCTAAAAGCAAGGCATTTGTAATTGTTGAGATTGAATATGCTATGCCGTATCTTTCCCAATATTTGTTATTGACTGCTCCAACTGCTCCTGTCATACCCATATTATCAGCTACTATTGCATCTGTTAGCATTATGTTTATGCCTTGTGGCGTGATAATCTCTCGCCATCTAATTTCTAATCGCTCGTGTCCGATCTTGGTGTCGTTGGTGTAAAATCCTATTGCTTTACTTCCACGTGGTATCAATACGGCTCGCCCCATTGCGGCATATATATCTTGCTCTATTTGAGCCGTAACTATTCCGCTTAAATCCGAGCTTATTGCACTAGTTAATATGGCTGGGATTAGTCTGCCAGCTCTAATTGTGCGATACAGCCTATGTTCATTTGTGCTTATATCAACTGGCTTTTGATTTGAAAAGCTATCAACGCCATATTTTGAGCTGTTTTGATTTACGCTTTTTACTTCGTTATTGCGATTTGCTAAAATTTGCGCTCGCATTAGTTC contains:
- a CDS encoding type IV secretory system conjugative DNA transfer family protein, giving the protein MGIIAYLVVVKLIFNPDIVNVPIVAFKILQNIGTPTLKMKAYVAVFALIAPLLVAIIWWLMPYLRDNEDYGSARFATPADFEKMKINYKTGLVLGCFDIDSTSPKFIRATQPLSTLVVAPPGSGKTAGMIIPNLLSVPNSCVVLDIKGELYAKTAGYRQKYFNNEIQLFSPFSWDNTLFFNPFDHSLVKDLQYLHIKKLAEQIASTIFVGEKGRENDHWIISAKTMFVFFAEYFMQKDKHATLAQLAQAPKADYFDYLDEKFGEEAMKEPDEDDPTKPRERDYDVDTFKIWLKQTSFDETIDENTRNQARAYSKSADNEFASIKSTYDTFMKVFTNPQVASATSKMSFTFEDLREKRISMYVVVQTEDMDILAPLIRIFVETLFKKLMSGKECSDLNKFIYAFLDEFVRFGKMPFLLEAPALCRSYGLLPVFVTQSYEQIKKYYGEDDMNIVKNNSGYQVIFGMNSDKDAEDTSKLIGDYTNIKISKSQGNMDLFKSNISKSKEAKKLVTAQDLKNQDSSDILILVKGFFKIPIKAKVPYWFKIEQFKGADKVEVVSTQEIIETAETTKTITNQEQTQVKDERKEQRDELLKSLRIKIDKE
- a CDS encoding ATPase, T2SS/T4P/T4SS family; this translates as MSESIILKNILSVLKPYLNLNANELIFNQPCEINIDYGDHWEVVKDEKLDAKFLNSFLVELATRRNQRFDESHCHLSCELPSPFLRYRVQAQHKSSLFNSEIAICIRIPSKEIYPLESFILSEKCINNGWSYEKIKDLIHEKKNVLLSGGTGSGKTSFLNSLMGEIDPSERVVTIEDSQELRVENINKTQLAVPKIATEIYSYQVAIDNAMRLRPDRLFLGEIDIRNTFSFLRVNNTGHAGNLSTLHANNPKDAIKAIKTNIILGGGLSNVDESMLDSLIMTAIDYIIQIARVKNKRVITDILNLKEIDIARMIA
- a CDS encoding DNA type IV secretion system protein ComB10; translation: MKKGNRLFLSIVTISVISAPLFATNTATAEIFDDENISKKAKDEKIRNLQNQTNLNHLFENSKFPVDDYIYKAGKREPNEDQNLTEILNRLEKLGNKQQNALNTQRNQNSQDQTPEQDIQEQEQMAQRAREQQAKLQAKQEQLRQEMAIDNQRAYKKRMQELMRAQILANRNNEVKSVNQNSSKYGVDSFSNQKPVDISTNEHRLYRTIRAGRLIPAILTSAISSDLSGIVTAQIEQDIYAAMGRAVLIPRGSKAIGFYTNDTKIGHERLEIRWREIITPQGINIMLTDAIVADNMGMTGAVGAVNNKYWERYGIAYSISTITNALLLGIASKINSGNNANNTYVNEIYSNSRSDVSSVVQDIIQQQSQIKPTIEIKSGSRIFLVPTNHMWFAKPKNGEVLMQYFND